TAATCAGGAGGGCGCTGGTTGTAGCCCCAAAGACACTTCTAGTTCATTGGATGAAAGAGCTCTCAGTTGTGGGCCTCGGTGAGAAGAttagagagtaagatttatCTCACATCCATTACTTTTATCTAGCTGAGAGAGTAACAGCTTCTTGTTTGATGATCTTTATATTTAATTCATCTTATGCAGCTACTCTGGAACTAATGCAAACGCTCGCAACTATGAACTTCAATACACACTCAAGGTCTTATTCCGGTTTCCGTTTAAGAAAAGCAACCTTTTCTTCCTGTGGTTGACATGAGGCCTTGAATAAAATAAGCTTCTGTTAGTAACCTGTAATCCTTTCTATAGGAAGGCGGCATCCTTCTAACAACATATGACATTGTGCGAAACAATTATAAGGCAATACGAGGCTCTTTGTATGCTAATGCTGATGACACTGATGAAGAAATCATATGGGACTATGTAATTCTTGATGAGGGACATATTATCAAGAATCCAAAGACACAAAGGGCCAAAAGTCTAGTTGAGATACCTAGTGATCATCGCATTGTCATTAGTGGAACACCAATACAGAACAACTTGAAGGTAACTCTTTATGTAATTAGATTACGTGATTTCCTTGGACTTTCATGTAATTTGAAGTTAACTATGTTGTTATTTTCACTTGCAACTAGGAACTATGGGCGTTGTTCAACTTTTGCTGCCCAGAAGTCCTGGGTGATAAGGATGAGTAATGAGCAAATTTTTGATATAGACTTTCCTATTTTTCAAGAGTTAAATGAATACTAAACAatgtttatgttttcttttgaaGGTTCAAAATACGATACGAAAATGCAATCCTTCGTGGGAATGATAAAAATGCTTCAGATCGAGAAAAACATATTGGTTCCACTGTTGCAAAGGTGAGATTCATTGTCACTCACACACCATCAATTCTTTGACCGTAATTTGCATCATAATACTAGATTTTTTAGCTTGGATTATCATTTGAAGACCAATGCTAAGTTTTAGAACATGTTTATTTACTAGTTCATTGTGACTTCTGAGATATAGAGGAAAGAACAATTGCATTTTCCTTTTATCACATTgctattctttgttcttttttgcTTTACTATCTTTCTAATTGACTATCTCCAAATATTGTTTTTGGTTTGCCATCTGTGTATGTGGTCCTTTCTCCTTGTTTCTTCATTTTGGGAATTAAAATCATCTTGCACAGGAACTAAGGGAGCGGATAAAACCGTACTTCTTGCGACGTTTGAAAAGTGAAGTATTTCTGGAAGATGATTCTGCTAAAACAGCTAAGCTTGctaaaaagaatgaaataatTGTTTGGCTGAAATTAACACCTTGCCAGGTACTAAAGATTCCTTCCATGTACGAAATTATTCCTTCTCATAAACTTAATTTATCAAAAAGTAAATCTGTAGTCTTTTCACTTTCTAATTTTAGGCTCTTTTGGATGCAGAGGCAACTATATGAAGCTTTTCTGAACAGTGAGCTGGTTCATTCTTCAATACATGGTTCTTTGTTAGCTGCAATAACGGTGATTGTCACcgttttttttagattttttttttttttttgataagcTGATTGCTCCTGGAATTAGTAAGTTTAATCTTTGCTGTATGTATGAATCCATCACCATTCAAACATCTTGTATTTATCAGCTGAAAGGTCGTAATTCCATGTTGTTGAATCAAACTATGCAGCTAAGCAGTCGCATAATCctagccattaaaattatatccCTCATTTCATTCAAAATGAACTTGAACGAAACCAACTATAAACCCCATTGTTAGATTATACAACATGATATAGAGTTTGTAAGGTAGAATGAAAGGGATGTTAAATGAGAAGTTGAATATGCTGCTTATTAATGATCATGGATAACTGAATCTCATCTGATTAGTGCCTTGTTATATTCTGTTGGCTTTCTGAAAcagatattgaagaaaatatGTGATCACCCAATGCTGTTGACTAAAAAAGCTGCAGAGGGTGTGCTAGAAGGGATGGATTCAATGCTGAATGATAGAGATATGGGCATGGTGGAAAGGATGGCCATGAGTCTAGCAGAGATGACTGATGATAATGATTTACAAGTTGATCGCAATGTCTCATGCAAAATATCTTTCATTCTGTCCTTGCTGGTTAGaattcttcttcctttttacatgtcaactataaaaaaaaaattgcattcatAAATTTTGACCTGCTTTGGTTCTTATTTTGCAGAAAAACCTGATTGAGGAGGGACATATTGTGCTAATCTTTTCCCAGACTCGGAAAATGTTAAACATAATACAGGTTAGTTTTTGTTCTTTACAAAATAAAGGTAAATTCTCTGCTAGGACTAAGTTTTTCTATTCTGATACTTATGGCGGTATAAAAggatattgtataaaaaaaatggattttttttccctctgctttcttctctcctttttgccagttgatttttattttttattctataaaTCAGGAAGCAATACAAGAAGAAGGTTATAACTTTTTACGCATTGATGGTACTACCAAAGTTTCTGATAGGGAAAAGATTGTGAAGGTTCGTTTTGGTTTTATCTGGATAGAATAGTTACTGGGATATTCTTTCCTTATTTATGGTgtatttgtaaaattatatgCCTTCTAGGACTTCCAAGAGGGCATCGGAGCTCCTATTTTTCTGTTGACTTCACAAGTTGGTGGACTAGGTCTTACACTAACAAAAGCAGATCGTGTCATTGTGGTTGATCCAGCATGGAATCCAAGGTAATTTGAGCGTTCCACATGAAGGCTGTTCATGTAATTGACCTGTATATTCGATTATTCGTATATTCTTTTGAATAGttccaaataattaaaattctacTTTTTGGAGAATATTTTTTGCTTAATTTAGTTTTCCAACTACAGTCTTCTGTATCTTAAGAGAATGCTTTTTGGTTTTCTACAGTACGGATAACCAAAGTGTTGATCGTGCTTATCGGATCGGACAGACAAAGGATGTTCTTGTGTACCGTCTAATGACAAGTGGAACAATTGAGGAGAAGATATACAAGATGCAGGTTAAATTTTTCTATGAAAATATGTTTTGATTTTCCTTTCCAATATCTTTTAGGGATGATTTCTGTTGATAAACATCTTCATTTATCTAGGAGCCTGCATATTAGTTCGTGATTACTGCAACTGATTAGTGTGCTTATGAATGTGTAAACTCTTCAGGTCTTCAAAGGTGGCCTATTTAGAACTGCAACAGAGCACAAAGAGCAAACTAGGTACTTCAGCAAGAAGGTAATCACACTTCTTTCTACATTATCTACTGACTGTTGGCATCATTGCTCCCGTAGGTTGCTTCCTTGggaattttgattaaaaaaacaCTTGTAGAAAAGCCCCTAATTGCTGATGCACCTTGTTATCATTTTTTGTTGTTCTTGTGTGGAACTGTTCCAGGATATACAAGAGCTATTTAGGCTCCCGGAGCAAGGGTTTGATGTTTCAGTAACTCAAAAGCAATTACAAGAGGAGCATGATAAGCAACATAATATGTATGTTCTTTAATTTGATATCCTCTTTCTTACCCTTTTTTGAGAGGAACGTATTTGAAGTTGGTATCGCACATATTTGTGCCGTAAATATCTACATAGTGTGGCACCGCTTCCACGGCATGAACCTTTTGGAACCTACTGAATCTCTTAGGGTAGATTGCtttattttctctaatttgATCTGTTGCTGATATTTCTTATTAGACTGGATGCATGGACTCCATCTCATTTTCATTGTTagtctatttttcaaaataagtgCCCAAAGAAAGATACCCAGTTAAGTTCTTACAATATAAGAGCTTTTAGAGGTTTGGTGGCATTCTAAAGAGATTCTGAACTTTCTCTATCTTGAGATTTTCCTAATGTGTTTTTAAAATTCGCAAGTTTATCATGAAATATCATATAATTTCCCTTGATATGCTATGCTCGTTTAGTTTGATACCGCTCAAAACAGCTCTTAACTTTTCTACATTGTTATTTCACTGTTTGTACAAGTTGTAAACAATTGTTATTAGGAAAATTATGTTCTCCAACTAAGGAGATGGAGATTTTAGAGAAGAGAGAATATGAATGACATTCGTTTGAAAAATGTTACGGACAATGTTCATTCTTGTGCTAGTAGTCATCAACACTTGAATCGACTTTGCCATTGAAAATCCTTCATAATGTTGCTATTGTTTTCGCTTTGTCAGGAGTGATTCTTTGAGGAACCATATAAAGTTTCTGGAGCAACAAGGAATAGCTGGTGTTAGCCACCACAGCTTGCTCTTCTCGAAAACCGCAGTTGTGCCTTTAGTGCATGAGGATAACGAAATACAGAGGTCCGACTCTTCGCAGACTGATGAATTTTTACTTTCTTACTAATACTTTGCAGAATATTATTCATTCGTATAACCTTGAAGGCTGATCTCCGCTGACTTGATAGTTGTATGCTGTGCTTAAATTACTAAGCACTAACTGCTTCATTTTGCAGCAAAGTAAAAGATCGAATTATAAGAAGCTCAATGTGGCATTCATCATCTGAACATGTAGCCCACGGGTATATTATAAATAACATGATCCTAAACCTCACTTAAATTAAAGGGTGATTTTTGGGACTAAGTCTGAcatatatttgttttatttattacaGAGCACAGTATGCATTTAACCCGAAAGACCCGAAATTCACTTCCAGAACATATAGCTCACGAACTTTCACTGATGAAGTCAGAGATAGCCCGGAAGATATTGAGGGGAAGATTAAGCGGCTTTCTCATACTTTAACTAACAAGGTgatgcatttaaaaatattactttgtttaggtatttctttttaattctttttggcCCGCATATCTTTTCACATATTGGAAATTGCATGGTTCCAAAGTTGCTATTGGCATACGTGTCTCTGAAAACCTTCCTTTTGGTGCATTTTTGGCCGCCCCTGTGACCTTTACTTGATTATATAATTCACTCACCTTATGATCTTTTTGTTGCCTTTTGGGGAAATAAACTTGAATTGcaggacttgattgcaaaacttCCCGACCACGGGGATAAGATTAGGAGGCAGATACTTGAACTGGAGCTACAGCTCCATTCAGTGGTAGAGTCTACTCATGATCATTCGCCGAAGACAAAGGAGAAAGCGGTAATTTGTATAGATGATATAGCCTCGGAATTTGAACAAATATTATCGGTTTAGCCGTTGTTGATTTGATCCAGTTGCATAGTCATTGTATGCCAATGAGTTTGCGGTTCATATTCTCCTCCACTTCAAGTGATGAAGGGTTCACTTTTATGatcatatcttatatatatatatatatatatatatatatatatatatatattgtaaaaatTGATGTTGCGCTAATCGCAAAAAACAGCTTCTCTGTTTGTATGTTCTGCTGtatgcaaaaagaaaaactatttcTTTTCCTGAGCTTTGCTTTAGTTGAGAGGTCTCACTTGTTGTTGAATGCTTTATCTGCGCTACTGCAGCAGCTCGGAGTTTGTCCAATAATGAGAAAGTGGTCActttcaaaagtttcaacacCTTATATCTATCAATTGATTGTGAATTGGTCACTTATGGATGCTATTTATGTTTTCACCTCtttatcttttgaaaaaaaacaaaaaagttactAAGGATggagaatttttgaatttttttttttagaggggGCCTCTTATCCGTAGGCTCCAAATCTCCCTCTGGGCGTGTAATAttctaatccaaaaaaatttggcctcgtagttttttttttttttttttttttttttgaactcgTACTCGAAAAGATTGATCCTGATTATACACTATTAGTCTATCTTAGTGGTGTATTAGTGTGAAGTTGCAGCTTTGCTAATTGGAGATTTTtcataaagaaaaaaagttttttttttttttttcattatttatttatttttttttttgtgtgcgcgtgtgagagagaaatagagtaTACCCATAAGCTTTTATTGAGAAATAAAGTTCTCTTGCATGCTAGGGCTATTATAGTCTTACgagtataaattttttcataCTTATAAGTTTATAGTCGTTGGATAAAGAAATGCatggttaggat
This DNA window, taken from Ananas comosus cultivar F153 linkage group 5, ASM154086v1, whole genome shotgun sequence, encodes the following:
- the LOC109710371 gene encoding protein CHROMATIN REMODELING 24 — its product is MAKPLSLNERNDRLLHHLSRSRPRNPNPNPQPRAEVRVRKVKLEGRRRLCKLSAAADDDDEVADGGNWLDSPPTVKEGGGSGGGGGCDSIRDILDDLSSRLELLSVEKPKPKPKPKQEPAPHKSEPEVEYRSATSSLSDPSPSLSSPDEVKETKNCGEEVKGKAPKRLVLDVDEEDEEEKEEESVASKSSWNEESEVLDDENEGALSDAQDEDGEDFTMAGTGVSKSRVYKLPDKIVKKLYPHQRDGLKWLWSLHCKATGGILGDDMGLGKTMQICAFLVGLFHSLLIRRALVVAPKTLLVHWMKELSVVGLGEKIRDYSGTNANARNYELQYTLKEGGILLTTYDIVRNNYKAIRGSLYANADDTDEEIIWDYVILDEGHIIKNPKTQRAKSLVEIPSDHRIVISGTPIQNNLKELWALFNFCCPEVLGDKDEFKIRYENAILRGNDKNASDREKHIGSTVAKELRERIKPYFLRRLKSEVFLEDDSAKTAKLAKKNEIIVWLKLTPCQRQLYEAFLNSELVHSSIHGSLLAAITILKKICDHPMLLTKKAAEGVLEGMDSMLNDRDMGMVERMAMSLAEMTDDNDLQVDRNVSCKISFILSLLKNLIEEGHIVLIFSQTRKMLNIIQEAIQEEGYNFLRIDGTTKVSDREKIVKDFQEGIGAPIFLLTSQVGGLGLTLTKADRVIVVDPAWNPSTDNQSVDRAYRIGQTKDVLVYRLMTSGTIEEKIYKMQVFKGGLFRTATEHKEQTRYFSKKDIQELFRLPEQGFDVSVTQKQLQEEHDKQHNMSDSLRNHIKFLEQQGIAGVSHHSLLFSKTAVVPLVHEDNEIQSKVKDRIIRSSMWHSSSEHVAHGAQYAFNPKDPKFTSRTYSSRTFTDEVRDSPEDIEGKIKRLSHTLTNKDLIAKLPDHGDKIRRQILELELQLHSVVESTHDHSPKTKEKAVICIDDIASEFEQILSV